A stretch of Oncorhynchus gorbuscha isolate QuinsamMale2020 ecotype Even-year linkage group LG24, OgorEven_v1.0, whole genome shotgun sequence DNA encodes these proteins:
- the LOC124011968 gene encoding CD209 antigen-like protein C isoform X1, translating into MDRKHSKLLEMSEAIYAVPDMNKKVKFNRGEMKERIVDIYVSADTLRDGETSTKREETEDTAPNNGPGDQHSVHVQWWKRPSGVAAVCLGLLCVLLLAGIIGLSVQYSNVSKNSSAERYQLQTSYNNLTKERDQLQTSYNNLTKERDQLQNSYNNLTKERDQLKTERDVLSGRLTNLKNTCPEGWQTFESSWYFLSTETKTWEESRQDCLERRADLVIINSREEQTFLFNLKKSVWIGLTDSDIEGTWKWVDGAQLITGYWYDPQPDNAGPTGEEDCAEIRKDQSPLKAWNDLSCGSKLNWICEKAF; encoded by the exons ATGGACAGAAAACACAGTAAGTTATTGGAGATGTCTGAAGCCATCTATGCTGTGCCAGATATGAACAAGAAGGTTAAGTTTAACAGAggtgagatgaaggagaggattgTGGATATCTACGTCAGTGCAGACACCCTGAGAGACGGTGAGACCAGCAccaagagagaagagacagaggacactgctCCTAATAATGGACCAGGAGACCAGCActcag TACATGTTCAGTGGTGGAAGAGACCCTCTGGAGTTGCTGCAGTGTGTCTGGGGCTGCTGTGTGTTCTCCTACTGGCTGGGATCATAGGCCTGTCTGTCCAAT ACAGCAACGTCTCAAAGAACTCATCTGCAGAGAGataccagctacagaccagttataacaacctgactaaagagagagaccagctacagaccagttacaacaacctgactaaagagagagaccagctacagaacagttacaacaacctgactaaagagagagaccagctaaagactgagagagatgttcttagcGGGAGGCTTACCAATCTCA AGAACACCTGTCCTGAAGGCTGGCAGACGTTTGAATCAAGTTGGTACTTCCTGTCTACTGAGACTAAAACCTGGGAGGAGAGCAGACAGGACTGTCTGGAGAGAAGAGCAGACCTGGTGATCATAAACAGCAGAGAGGaacag ACATTTCTCTTCAACCTCAAGAAGAGTGTCTGGATTGGTCTGACTGACTCTGATATTGAGGGGACCTGGAAATGGGTGGACGGCGCCCAACTGATCACAGG GTACTGGTATGACCCACAGCCTGATAATGCAGGTCCTACTGGGGAGGAGGACTGTGCTGAGATACGTAAAGATCAGAGTCCTCTAAAGGCATGGAACGACTTGTCATGTGGAAGCAAACTCAACTGGATTTGTGAGAAAGCATTTTAA
- the LOC124011968 gene encoding CD209 antigen-like protein C isoform X2 has product MDRKHSKLLEMSEAIYAVPDMNKKVKFNRGEMKERIVDIYVSADTLRDGETSTKREETEDTAPNNGPGDQHSDSNVSKNSSAERYQLQTSYNNLTKERDQLQTSYNNLTKERDQLQNSYNNLTKERDQLKTERDVLSGRLTNLKNTCPEGWQTFESSWYFLSTETKTWEESRQDCLERRADLVIINSREEQTFLFNLKKSVWIGLTDSDIEGTWKWVDGAQLITGYWYDPQPDNAGPTGEEDCAEIRKDQSPLKAWNDLSCGSKLNWICEKAF; this is encoded by the exons ATGGACAGAAAACACAGTAAGTTATTGGAGATGTCTGAAGCCATCTATGCTGTGCCAGATATGAACAAGAAGGTTAAGTTTAACAGAggtgagatgaaggagaggattgTGGATATCTACGTCAGTGCAGACACCCTGAGAGACGGTGAGACCAGCAccaagagagaagagacagaggacactgctCCTAATAATGGACCAGGAGACCAGCActcag ACAGCAACGTCTCAAAGAACTCATCTGCAGAGAGataccagctacagaccagttataacaacctgactaaagagagagaccagctacagaccagttacaacaacctgactaaagagagagaccagctacagaacagttacaacaacctgactaaagagagagaccagctaaagactgagagagatgttcttagcGGGAGGCTTACCAATCTCA AGAACACCTGTCCTGAAGGCTGGCAGACGTTTGAATCAAGTTGGTACTTCCTGTCTACTGAGACTAAAACCTGGGAGGAGAGCAGACAGGACTGTCTGGAGAGAAGAGCAGACCTGGTGATCATAAACAGCAGAGAGGaacag ACATTTCTCTTCAACCTCAAGAAGAGTGTCTGGATTGGTCTGACTGACTCTGATATTGAGGGGACCTGGAAATGGGTGGACGGCGCCCAACTGATCACAGG GTACTGGTATGACCCACAGCCTGATAATGCAGGTCCTACTGGGGAGGAGGACTGTGCTGAGATACGTAAAGATCAGAGTCCTCTAAAGGCATGGAACGACTTGTCATGTGGAAGCAAACTCAACTGGATTTGTGAGAAAGCATTTTAA
- the LOC124011969 gene encoding C-type lectin domain family 4 member E-like, protein MVAVSFGMLCVLQVTLNISLRLVYNRCFKYSEEKDQLQTSYNSLTKERDQLQTERDFLSGRFTNLKKTCPEGWQKFESSWYFLSTETKTWNECREDCLERGADLVIINSDKEQTFVINLKKRVWIGLTDSVKEGTWKWVDGTPLTTGLIMQVLQGRRTVLRYAQIRVL, encoded by the exons ATGGTTGCTGTGAGCTTTGGGATGCTGTGTGTTCTACAAGTCACTCTCAACATCTCCCTGAGACTAGTCT ATAACAGATGCTTCAAATATTCTGAAGAgaaagaccagctacagaccagttacaacagcctgactaaagagagagaccagctacagactgagagagatttTCTTAGCGGGAGGTTTACCAATCTCA AAAAAACTTGTCCTGAAGGCTGGCAGAAGTTTGAATCCAGTTGGTACTTCCTGTCTACTGAGACTAAAACCTGGAATGAGTGTAGAGAGGACTgtctggagagaggagcagacctgGTGATCATAAACAGTGATAAggaacag ACTTTTGTCATCAACCTCAAGAAGAGAGTCTGGATTGGTCTGACTGACTCTGTTAAGGAGGGGACCTGGAAATGGGTGGACGGCACCCCACTGACCACAGG CCTAATAATGCAGGTCCTACAGGGGAGGAGAACTGTGTTGAGATACGCACAGATCAGAGTCCTCTGA